The following coding sequences are from one Herpetosiphonaceae bacterium window:
- a CDS encoding ring-cleaving dioxygenase, protein MELGGLHHVTAVTGNAAGNVAFYTKVLGMRLIKKTVNQDDVSAYHLFYGDEIGQPGTELTFFDWPNIGPNVHGTSSIGAIALRVPDADALRWWERRLAEFGIDSTRITEFKGRGALVFADPEGQRLLLVEGGETADGDPWRRSPVPPEVAIRGLHAVKLIVDRAMPTARFLTEALGFRQAGSYPFAENDARQTLVFEVGPGGSGAEIHIDERPELPPGRVGIGGVHHVAFRTPSEDEHRRWRERVREAGFAITPVINRFYFRSIYFREPGGVLFEIATDGPGFSVDEDPAHLGERLALPPFLEPHRAEIEAHLKPI, encoded by the coding sequence ATGGAACTTGGCGGACTCCACCATGTCACAGCAGTGACCGGCAATGCCGCCGGTAATGTCGCCTTCTACACCAAGGTGCTGGGCATGCGCCTGATCAAAAAGACCGTCAATCAGGATGATGTCTCGGCCTATCATCTCTTTTACGGCGACGAGATCGGCCAGCCGGGGACGGAGCTGACCTTTTTCGACTGGCCCAACATCGGGCCGAATGTCCACGGCACCAGCTCGATCGGCGCGATTGCGCTGCGCGTTCCCGACGCCGATGCGCTCCGCTGGTGGGAGCGGAGGCTCGCGGAGTTCGGCATCGACTCGACGCGCATCACTGAGTTCAAAGGGCGAGGAGCGCTGGTCTTTGCCGATCCAGAGGGCCAGCGACTTCTGCTCGTCGAGGGCGGCGAGACGGCTGACGGCGATCCCTGGCGGCGCAGCCCCGTGCCGCCGGAAGTGGCGATTCGCGGCCTCCACGCGGTCAAGCTGATCGTCGACCGCGCGATGCCCACTGCCCGTTTCCTGACCGAGGCGCTCGGCTTTCGGCAGGCTGGAAGCTACCCCTTCGCCGAGAACGATGCGCGCCAGACGCTCGTGTTCGAGGTCGGGCCGGGCGGATCGGGGGCCGAGATCCACATCGACGAGCGGCCAGAGCTGCCGCCCGGTCGCGTCGGGATCGGCGGCGTTCACCACGTGGCCTTTCGCACGCCGAGCGAGGATGAGCATCGGCGGTGGCGCGAGCGCGTCCGAGAGGCGGGGTTTGCCATTACGCCAGTGATCAATCGCTTCTACTTCCGCTCGATCTACTTCCGTGAGCCGGGCGGCGTGCTCTTCGAGATCGCCACCGACGGGCCAGGCTTCAGCGTGGACGAAGATCCCGCCCACCTGGGAGAGCGGCTGGCGCTGCCGCCCTTCCTTGAGCCGCATCGCGCGGAGATCGAGGCGCATCTCAAGCCGATTTAG
- a CDS encoding OsmC family protein, whose translation MMATIEIPHALETASATLVDGMHFAGTIGEFHIDVDATRESGGVGAGPQPMRLVLLGLASCTGMDVAAILRKKQQKLTGLTVAVQASRADEHPRVYTQINIIYRLRGKQLDPAAVERAILLSETRYCPVIAMLGQAAQISSLYEIEEEVA comes from the coding sequence ATGATGGCAACCATAGAGATTCCCCACGCGCTGGAAACCGCCTCGGCCACGCTGGTCGATGGGATGCATTTTGCAGGCACGATCGGCGAGTTCCACATCGACGTAGACGCGACCAGAGAGTCTGGGGGCGTCGGCGCGGGGCCGCAGCCGATGCGTCTGGTGCTGCTCGGCCTGGCAAGCTGCACCGGCATGGATGTGGCGGCGATCTTGCGCAAGAAGCAGCAGAAGCTAACCGGCCTGACCGTGGCCGTGCAGGCCAGCCGCGCCGACGAGCATCCGCGCGTCTATACTCAGATCAACATCATCTACCGGCTGCGCGGCAAACAGCTCGATCCGGCGGCGGTCGAGCGCGCGATCCTGCTCTCCGAGACGCGCTACTGCCCGGTGATCGCCATGCTGGGCCAGGCAGCGCAGATCTCCAGCCTGTATGAGATCGAAGAAGAGGTTGCATGA
- a CDS encoding PEP/pyruvate-binding domain-containing protein — translation MDTIDVAVGTHASAPRSDMEQPLTLPLDDEHVSFELAGGKGANLARLARADLPVPDGFILTTHAYSAFIAANNLEQPILDLVARTAPDDPQALEAASTEIRARFSAGTMPTEIAEALREAYAAIGSPAVAVRSSATAEDLPELSFAGQQDTFLNVVGVEALLRAVVDCWSSLWTARAIGYRSRNGIEQRGIALAVVVQAMVQSEAAGVLFTANPLTGKRGEVVIDATLGLGEALVAGQVEPDHYVVDPGGGRVLETTLGAKALAIRGQTGGGTTTVAEDAAERQALPDAAIVALARIGQRIEQLFGSPQDIEWAWADGRLFVLQSRAITSLFPLPEGIAPHPLQVLLSFGAVQGVLDPLTPLGRDLFRQFFAAVANQFNQQVTRDTQRIFLVAGERVFLNITGALRHPRLHFVIPGALTVAEPAAGQALATVLGEPALATSARPMSLRTRLHTARMLRRFVGNIGYNLLYPNLGRLRIQRLIEQTVGSIQARSAAASTLSQRIALFDEVPGLLVQAALPYLLPGVISGMICFQILNRLAASLPGGRQLVLEITRGLPHNVTTEMDLALWQTACAIKADPAGAAYLQQTDAATLADEVLSQRLPAPTQRAIDTFLERYGMRGIAEIDIGRARWREQPLPLIQSLQSYLQIDDPNAAPDAIFSRGAAAAQTAIMRLTQALAQTPRGWLKVRVARWAARRVRALSGMRESPKFTMIRCLGILRAALLDTGHELVARGVLSRPDDLFFLHPDEIRALASGTDRDWQALVNERRAAYAREKRRRQVPRLLLSDGRAFFDGVAAPADTDGATLVGSPVSPGVVEGIVHVVLDPRGTQLAPGEILVCPGTDPAWTPLFLAAGGLVMEVGGLMTHGSVVAREYGIPAVVGVHQATTRLRSGQRIRVDGSQGHIILLDEA, via the coding sequence ATGGATACGATTGATGTAGCGGTGGGAACCCACGCCTCAGCTCCGCGCTCCGACATGGAGCAGCCGCTGACGCTGCCGCTCGACGACGAGCACGTATCGTTTGAGCTGGCGGGCGGCAAAGGCGCGAACCTGGCGCGGTTGGCGCGGGCCGATCTGCCGGTGCCGGATGGCTTTATCCTCACCACGCACGCCTACAGCGCCTTTATCGCCGCCAACAACCTGGAGCAGCCGATTCTCGATCTGGTTGCGCGGACGGCACCCGACGATCCCCAGGCGCTTGAGGCGGCTTCCACCGAAATTCGTGCCCGGTTCAGCGCAGGCACGATGCCCACGGAGATAGCCGAGGCGCTGCGCGAGGCGTATGCCGCGATCGGCAGCCCGGCGGTGGCGGTGCGCTCGTCGGCGACCGCCGAAGATCTGCCTGAGCTGTCGTTTGCCGGTCAGCAGGATACGTTTCTGAATGTCGTCGGCGTGGAAGCGCTGCTGCGCGCGGTGGTCGACTGTTGGAGCAGCCTGTGGACGGCGCGGGCGATCGGCTATCGGTCGCGCAACGGCATCGAGCAGCGCGGCATTGCGCTGGCGGTCGTCGTGCAGGCAATGGTGCAGAGCGAGGCGGCGGGCGTGCTGTTTACGGCCAATCCGCTTACGGGCAAGCGCGGCGAGGTGGTGATCGACGCGACGCTTGGCCTGGGCGAGGCGCTGGTCGCGGGGCAGGTCGAGCCGGATCACTACGTCGTCGATCCCGGCGGCGGGCGCGTCCTCGAAACCACGCTCGGCGCGAAGGCGCTCGCGATTCGCGGGCAGACCGGCGGCGGCACGACGACGGTTGCCGAAGACGCAGCCGAGCGGCAGGCGCTACCCGACGCGGCGATCGTCGCGCTGGCGCGAATCGGTCAGCGCATCGAACAGCTCTTTGGCAGCCCGCAGGACATCGAGTGGGCCTGGGCCGACGGTCGGCTCTTCGTGCTGCAATCGCGGGCGATCACCTCGCTCTTTCCGCTGCCTGAGGGCATAGCGCCGCACCCGCTCCAGGTGCTCCTCTCGTTCGGCGCGGTGCAGGGCGTGCTCGATCCGCTCACGCCGCTTGGCCGCGATCTCTTCCGGCAGTTCTTCGCGGCGGTCGCCAATCAGTTCAACCAGCAGGTGACAAGAGACACGCAGCGAATCTTTCTCGTCGCGGGCGAGCGCGTGTTTCTCAATATCACCGGCGCGCTGCGTCACCCGCGCCTGCATTTCGTCATCCCCGGCGCGCTTACGGTTGCGGAGCCAGCCGCAGGCCAGGCGCTGGCGACGGTGCTGGGCGAGCCAGCGCTGGCAACCAGCGCGCGCCCGATGAGCCTGCGGACGCGGCTACATACCGCTCGTATGCTGCGACGATTCGTGGGCAACATCGGCTACAACCTGCTTTATCCGAACCTGGGCCGTCTGCGGATTCAGCGGTTGATCGAGCAGACCGTCGGATCGATCCAGGCGCGCAGCGCCGCCGCCTCAACCCTGAGCCAGCGCATCGCTCTGTTCGATGAGGTGCCAGGGCTGCTGGTTCAGGCCGCGCTGCCCTATCTGCTGCCGGGCGTGATCTCAGGCATGATCTGCTTTCAAATCCTGAATCGGCTGGCCGCGAGTCTGCCGGGCGGCAGGCAGCTTGTGCTGGAGATCACCCGTGGGCTGCCGCACAACGTCACCACGGAGATGGATCTGGCCCTGTGGCAGACGGCCTGCGCGATCAAGGCCGATCCAGCGGGCGCGGCCTATCTTCAGCAGACCGACGCCGCCACGCTTGCCGATGAGGTCCTGAGCCAGCGCTTACCGGCACCGACGCAGCGCGCGATCGACACGTTTCTGGAGCGCTACGGCATGCGCGGCATCGCAGAGATCGATATTGGACGAGCGCGCTGGCGGGAGCAGCCGCTGCCGCTGATCCAGTCGTTGCAGAGCTATCTTCAGATCGACGATCCCAACGCGGCGCCCGATGCGATCTTCAGCCGGGGCGCTGCGGCGGCGCAGACGGCGATCATGAGGCTGACGCAGGCGCTTGCGCAAACGCCGCGTGGCTGGCTCAAGGTGCGGGTGGCCCGCTGGGCAGCGCGTCGCGTCCGCGCGCTCTCCGGCATGCGCGAAAGTCCCAAGTTTACGATGATCCGCTGCCTGGGCATTCTGCGTGCGGCCCTGCTCGACACCGGGCACGAGCTGGTGGCGCGGGGTGTGCTGTCGCGGCCAGACGATCTGTTCTTTTTGCATCCCGACGAGATCCGCGCGCTGGCGTCGGGCACCGATCGCGACTGGCAGGCGCTCGTGAACGAGCGGCGGGCGGCATATGCCCGCGAAAAGCGGCGGCGGCAGGTGCCGCGTCTGCTGCTCAGCGATGGACGCGCATTCTTCGATGGTGTTGCAGCGCCCGCAGACACCGATGGCGCGACGCTCGTCGGCAGCCCGGTTTCGCCCGGCGTGGTGGAGGGAATCGTGCATGTGGTGCTCGACCCGCGCGGCACGCAGCTCGCGCCGGGCGAGATCCTGGTCTGTCCCGGCACCGATCCGGCCTGGACGCCGCTCTTTCTGGCGGCGGGTGGCCTGGTGATGGAGGTCGGCGGCCTGATGACTCACGGCTCGGTCGTGGCGCGCGAGTACGGCATTCCGGCGGTCGTCGGCGTCCACCAGGCGACGACGCGGCTCAGGAGCGGGCAGCGCATCCGCGTGGACGGATCGCAGGGCCACATCATCCTGCTGGACGAGGCGTAG
- a CDS encoding TGS domain-containing protein: MQLLGPDLDLTYLSSDEQELLATTIAAAGTHTRYLQTLTDEIAARIALLIEWHQRAAVLAAAVIRPLLDDPALSEPERAELSPEALTLAQQFRELDSFDAASGDHSRARRGERLRHLLFVGYTNVEVALLCLAAHVVRMRSIDLLDRRAARLLAEDNAAIFLPLIEMLGIWRLRHELGARGLELLNPDNILQTIHKQQNAARPLREQCFADIQAVLSREMVAVGMQGEIRLHSNSAFGLHQRLLHGAALGVIVRDLVVDVLVAQQQACYLLLGLIHRHWRPLEGRTVEGGYFRDLISHPKSNGYQALITTVSYRLHKLPEIAVQFRIRTHAMEQTNALGIVGTKFARRPVLLANAWWQNEQRISFVRARPLGSTSDDLYVFSPAGEVVILPVGSTPIDYAYHIHSEKGKHCKRIWINGHEASYDATLHNGDLVEIDVDPEYPGPDERWLRVVKTSKAKIHIKRGLKQRLVTPHEGRVWIDRVLARELRAYGLPDIPPEEVDAFLTRAAHYLGYADREALYYDLAARKHPLGQSLPSPDQIVTRLIASRLSDHVVRADGLPLRVAQIQFAQCVHDKKPCRVVPGVKIVGRVRKPGTEAARLTVYRADCPNAPQNEAAIPLAWRGDSRPGEAIKVRVKAVDRARLLGDVLETIYSLYEHPDRLYLLELAAAIDRDRSARIELKVEAQSHAPIVLLDQQLDRLKDRGTINDFTISALSPIEKLRLVDPELLANPYTTKAVQDRRVFKGRDDEIRSLITRLRGAQNHIVLYGMSRVGKTSLLRYLRDTIEHVASFVPVFIDMQELGDCPESRIWAEIIDTAEQRLSLKGRRVRAGRKKAEQSLQTFLDWWADVQPVLQGQRLLIMIDEFNIVDEWVDKQRAQMFVHRLKHLIEQQQEMAFITCVQETLFKAAYADQPVVSRPLVRIGFPLRLDYLDARAAERLIREPMGELLRYDETVVHQLLDLTAHHPFFLQHLLGRVVEHVNLAGRRVVTAADLAYVADELLRHGGDTLFTDFLREYRRLGAKQIVLRCLAERCRPGDVGATIAELQAMLERYQAAMSAAALEEVLDSLCDLGIVRRERQAALVRHTIRVPLFAQWLRDNRPLA; the protein is encoded by the coding sequence ATGCAACTACTCGGACCGGATCTGGATCTCACCTATCTTTCCTCGGACGAACAAGAGCTGCTTGCGACGACGATTGCAGCCGCAGGGACGCACACTAGATACCTACAAACGCTCACAGACGAGATCGCCGCGCGGATCGCGTTGTTAATAGAATGGCACCAGCGGGCCGCAGTTCTTGCAGCGGCGGTTATCCGGCCCTTGCTCGACGATCCGGCCCTTAGCGAGCCTGAGCGGGCCGAGCTTTCTCCTGAGGCGCTGACACTGGCGCAGCAGTTCCGCGAGCTGGATAGCTTCGATGCGGCAAGCGGCGATCATAGCCGGGCGCGGCGCGGCGAGCGGCTACGCCATCTGCTGTTTGTCGGCTATACCAACGTCGAGGTTGCGCTGCTGTGTCTGGCGGCGCATGTCGTACGCATGCGCTCGATCGACCTGCTCGACAGGCGCGCTGCGCGGCTGCTGGCCGAAGATAACGCGGCGATCTTCCTGCCGCTGATCGAGATGCTTGGTATCTGGCGGCTGCGCCACGAGCTGGGCGCGCGCGGTCTGGAGCTCCTGAATCCCGACAACATCTTGCAGACGATCCACAAGCAGCAAAACGCGGCGCGTCCGCTGCGCGAGCAGTGCTTCGCCGATATTCAGGCCGTGCTCTCGCGCGAGATGGTTGCCGTCGGGATGCAGGGCGAGATTCGGCTGCACAGCAACTCGGCCTTTGGGCTGCACCAGCGCTTGCTGCACGGCGCGGCGCTCGGCGTGATCGTCCGCGATCTCGTGGTCGATGTGCTCGTCGCGCAGCAGCAGGCGTGCTACCTGCTGCTTGGCCTGATCCATCGCCACTGGCGTCCGCTCGAAGGCCGAACCGTCGAGGGCGGCTACTTCCGCGATCTGATCAGCCATCCCAAATCGAACGGCTACCAGGCGCTGATCACCACCGTCAGCTACCGGCTGCACAAGCTGCCGGAGATCGCCGTGCAGTTTCGCATCCGCACCCATGCGATGGAGCAGACCAACGCGCTGGGCATCGTCGGCACCAAATTCGCGCGTCGGCCCGTGCTGCTCGCCAACGCCTGGTGGCAGAACGAGCAGCGCATCAGCTTCGTGCGCGCGCGGCCGCTCGGCTCGACCAGCGACGATCTGTATGTTTTCAGCCCGGCTGGCGAGGTCGTGATCCTGCCGGTCGGCAGCACGCCGATCGACTACGCCTATCATATTCACTCCGAGAAAGGCAAGCACTGCAAGCGGATCTGGATCAACGGCCACGAGGCGAGCTACGACGCCACGCTGCACAACGGCGATCTGGTCGAGATCGATGTCGATCCTGAGTATCCCGGCCCGGATGAGCGCTGGCTGCGCGTGGTGAAGACCTCGAAGGCCAAGATCCATATCAAGCGCGGCCTCAAGCAGCGGCTTGTCACGCCGCACGAGGGCCGTGTCTGGATCGATCGCGTGCTGGCGCGGGAGCTGCGGGCCTACGGCCTGCCCGACATCCCGCCGGAAGAGGTCGATGCCTTTCTGACACGGGCGGCGCACTATCTGGGCTACGCCGATCGCGAGGCGCTCTACTACGATCTGGCCGCGCGCAAGCATCCGCTGGGCCAGTCCTTGCCGTCGCCGGATCAGATCGTCACGCGGCTGATCGCGTCGCGTCTCTCCGACCATGTGGTGCGCGCCGACGGGCTGCCCCTGCGGGTGGCGCAGATCCAGTTCGCGCAGTGCGTCCACGACAAAAAGCCCTGCCGCGTCGTGCCGGGCGTAAAGATCGTCGGGCGCGTGCGCAAGCCGGGCACCGAGGCCGCGCGGCTGACGGTCTATCGCGCCGATTGCCCGAACGCGCCGCAGAACGAGGCGGCGATTCCCCTGGCATGGCGTGGCGATAGCCGTCCCGGCGAGGCGATCAAGGTGCGCGTCAAGGCCGTGGACCGGGCGCGGCTGCTGGGCGATGTGCTGGAAACGATCTATTCGCTGTACGAGCACCCCGACCGGCTGTACCTGCTGGAGCTGGCCGCCGCGATCGATCGCGACCGCTCCGCGCGGATCGAGCTAAAGGTCGAGGCGCAGAGCCACGCGCCGATCGTGCTGCTCGACCAGCAGCTTGATCGGCTCAAGGATCGCGGCACGATCAACGATTTTACGATCAGCGCGCTCTCGCCGATCGAAAAGCTGCGGCTGGTCGATCCTGAGCTGCTGGCGAATCCCTACACCACCAAAGCGGTGCAGGACCGCCGCGTCTTCAAGGGCCGCGACGACGAGATCCGCAGCCTGATCACGCGGCTGCGCGGCGCGCAAAATCATATTGTGCTCTACGGCATGAGTCGCGTGGGCAAGACCTCGCTGCTGCGCTATCTGCGCGACACGATCGAGCATGTCGCCAGCTTCGTGCCGGTCTTTATCGACATGCAGGAGCTTGGCGATTGCCCGGAGTCGCGAATCTGGGCCGAGATCATCGACACCGCCGAGCAGCGATTATCGCTCAAAGGCCGCCGCGTTCGAGCCGGGCGGAAAAAGGCCGAGCAGAGCCTCCAGACATTTCTCGACTGGTGGGCCGATGTACAGCCGGTCTTGCAGGGCCAGCGGCTCCTGATCATGATCGACGAGTTCAACATCGTCGACGAGTGGGTCGATAAGCAGCGCGCGCAGATGTTCGTCCACCGGCTCAAGCACCTGATCGAGCAGCAGCAGGAGATGGCCTTCATCACCTGCGTGCAGGAGACGCTCTTCAAGGCTGCGTACGCCGATCAGCCCGTGGTCAGCCGTCCACTGGTGCGCATCGGCTTTCCGCTGCGGCTGGACTACCTGGACGCGCGCGCGGCGGAGCGGCTGATCCGCGAGCCGATGGGCGAGCTGCTGCGCTACGACGAGACGGTTGTCCATCAGCTTCTCGATCTCACGGCACACCATCCCTTCTTTCTGCAACACCTGCTGGGCCGCGTGGTCGAGCATGTCAACCTGGCGGGACGGCGGGTGGTCACGGCTGCGGATCTGGCCTACGTCGCCGACGAGCTGCTGCGTCACGGCGGCGATACGCTTTTCACCGACTTCCTGCGCGAGTATCGGCGGCTGGGCGCGAAGCAGATTGTGCTGCGCTGCCTGGCCGAGCGCTGCCGTCCCGGCGATGTGGGAGCGACGATCGCGGAGCTCCAGGCCATGCTTGAGCGCTACCAGGCGGCGATGTCGGCGGCGGCGCTGGAGGAGGTGCTCGACTCGCTGTGCGATCTGGGGATCGTGCGACGTGAGCGCCAGGCCGCGCTTGTCCGGCATACGATCCGCGTGCCGCTCTTCGCGCAGTGGCTACGTGATAATCGGCCTCTAGCCTAG
- a CDS encoding winged helix-turn-helix domain-containing protein has translation MTEINPFARLLVSFDPSRFYGRALDTRTILLGVSSDEPRSFALHGVRTIGKTTLLKFVCHEQGAQARYRAALVHYGVDSDRPLRCVYINTYKLDGSAVVRTIYDDLLRLKLIGAAEDDTDPSALKDVLLSQLRASHADGKERLVLCLDHFDQAFATLQLTDDAFLRSLTNYLALIIATERPLAELREDSSYVSPLLNVLSPRVIGLLTRAEAHTLAEEPSAAAGVAFSREEVQFLVEGGGRQPYLLATLCEQYLDMRGENPELSERLTADTRVRQHVLARMEALAAVDELFTFFWGLLEDEQEKDTLFKIATGQEVDLDREKAAINSLLQKALIFDDLGTGRYCVFAELFRNYVRRSHRTGIAHIADSLPPLDRRLFEYLLERPHRLCPIDELFAEVWGGPSTNKRPLEAAIHRIRGKIHELDPSWDYIQNVRGQGYQYVPKPT, from the coding sequence ATGACCGAGATCAATCCATTTGCGCGCCTGCTGGTTTCATTCGATCCCAGCCGATTCTATGGCCGGGCGCTGGATACACGCACGATCTTGCTCGGCGTGAGCTCGGACGAGCCGCGCTCGTTCGCGCTCCACGGCGTGCGCACAATCGGCAAGACCACGCTGCTCAAGTTCGTCTGCCACGAGCAGGGCGCGCAGGCCCGCTATCGCGCCGCGCTGGTCCACTACGGCGTAGACAGCGACCGCCCGCTGCGCTGCGTGTATATCAACACCTACAAGCTCGACGGCTCCGCGGTCGTGCGCACGATCTACGACGATCTGCTGCGCTTGAAGCTGATCGGGGCGGCGGAGGATGATACCGACCCGTCGGCGCTGAAAGATGTGCTGCTGAGCCAGCTACGTGCCTCGCACGCCGACGGCAAAGAGCGGCTGGTGCTGTGTCTCGATCATTTCGACCAGGCCTTCGCCACGCTCCAGCTTACGGACGACGCCTTTCTGCGCAGCCTGACCAACTACCTGGCGCTGATCATCGCCACGGAGAGGCCGCTGGCCGAGCTGCGCGAAGATAGCAGCTATGTGTCGCCGCTGCTCAACGTGCTGAGTCCCCGCGTGATCGGGCTGCTGACCAGGGCGGAGGCGCACACTCTGGCAGAGGAGCCCTCGGCGGCGGCAGGCGTGGCCTTTAGCCGCGAAGAAGTCCAGTTCCTCGTCGAGGGCGGCGGTCGGCAGCCGTATCTGCTGGCGACGCTGTGCGAGCAGTATCTCGATATGCGCGGCGAGAATCCTGAGCTGAGCGAGCGCCTGACCGCGGACACGCGCGTGCGGCAGCATGTGCTGGCGCGCATGGAGGCGCTCGCCGCCGTTGATGAGCTGTTCACCTTCTTCTGGGGCCTGCTTGAGGACGAGCAAGAGAAAGATACACTCTTCAAGATCGCGACCGGCCAGGAGGTCGATCTCGACCGTGAGAAAGCGGCGATTAATAGCCTGCTCCAGAAGGCGCTGATCTTCGATGACCTGGGGACGGGCCGCTACTGCGTTTTCGCCGAGCTGTTCCGCAACTACGTTCGTCGCAGCCACCGCACCGGGATCGCGCACATCGCCGATAGCCTGCCGCCGCTCGATCGGCGGCTATTCGAGTACTTGCTGGAGCGGCCTCATCGCCTGTGCCCGATTGACGAGCTGTTCGCCGAGGTGTGGGGCGGCCCCTCTACCAATAAGCGTCCGCTGGAGGCGGCGATCCACCGGATTCGCGGCAAGATTCATGAGCTTGATCCGAGCTGGGATTATATTCAGAATGTGCGCGGCCAGGGCTACCAGTACGTGCCCAAGCCGACATAG
- a CDS encoding glycoside hydrolase family 2 TIM barrel-domain containing protein, with amino-acid sequence MVQTHGYPRPQLERAEWICLNGQWDFALDHDARWAVPGDVRWNAQINVPFAPETAASGIGDTGYYLACWYRRTFDAPPLKPDERLILHFGAVDYAATVWVNERLIARHEGGYTPFKVDITRFLEQAGSQVVVVRAEDDPHDLAKPRGKQDWLLEPHSIWYPRTTGIWQTVWMERLPATSIQEVQWTSHLARWEIGLYAALEGVRREQLRLRVRLSAHNMLLSDDTYTVVGGQVHRRIALSDPGIDDYRNELLWNPIQPTLIQAQLQLWGARGELIDEARSYTAIREIALQGDRFVLNGRPTQLRMVLDQGYWPETGITAPDDDALRRDVELAKAMGFNGVRKHQKIEDPRYLYWADRLGLLVWEEMPSAYRFTRQSVERLQKEWIAALDRDMSHPCIVAWVPFNESWGVPNLPEIVEQRHYVQALYHLTKTLDPSRPVIGNDGWESVATDIVGIHDYDDRPEQIIERYKSQEIIGQLFTRERPGGRLLTLEGHAHTGQPIVLSEFGGIAFSDDPEATWGYTRSHTAEEFATEYEALLEAVRSLNLLAGFCYTQFADTYQESNGLLYADRTPKFPLDRMAQATRGPRTRRQEMQERQWRERMMRVQRKQEAARLQDGEADRSGVA; translated from the coding sequence ATGGTCCAAACCCACGGATACCCCCGACCACAGCTTGAGCGCGCGGAGTGGATCTGCCTGAACGGGCAGTGGGATTTCGCCCTCGACCACGACGCGCGTTGGGCTGTTCCCGGCGACGTTCGCTGGAATGCTCAGATTAACGTGCCGTTCGCGCCGGAAACTGCCGCGAGTGGGATCGGTGATACAGGCTATTATCTGGCGTGCTGGTATCGTCGCACCTTCGACGCGCCGCCGCTCAAGCCCGACGAACGCTTGATTCTGCACTTCGGCGCGGTGGACTACGCCGCCACCGTCTGGGTCAATGAGCGGCTGATCGCGCGACACGAGGGCGGCTACACGCCGTTCAAGGTCGATATTACCCGCTTTCTTGAGCAAGCAGGCTCTCAGGTGGTCGTGGTGCGCGCCGAGGACGATCCCCACGATCTCGCCAAGCCGCGCGGCAAGCAGGACTGGCTGCTGGAGCCCCACTCGATCTGGTATCCCCGCACCACCGGCATCTGGCAGACGGTCTGGATGGAGCGCCTACCAGCCACGTCGATCCAGGAGGTCCAATGGACCTCCCATTTAGCGCGCTGGGAGATTGGCCTGTATGCGGCGCTTGAGGGAGTGCGACGCGAGCAGCTTCGCTTGCGCGTCAGGCTCTCCGCCCACAACATGCTGCTTTCGGACGACACCTACACGGTCGTCGGGGGACAGGTCCATCGTCGGATCGCGCTCTCCGATCCCGGCATCGACGATTATCGTAACGAGCTGCTGTGGAATCCGATTCAGCCGACCTTGATCCAGGCACAGCTTCAGCTCTGGGGCGCGCGCGGCGAGCTGATCGACGAGGCCCGCAGCTACACGGCGATCCGCGAGATCGCCTTGCAGGGCGATCGATTCGTGCTCAATGGCCGCCCGACCCAGCTCCGCATGGTGCTTGATCAGGGCTACTGGCCGGAGACGGGCATCACCGCGCCCGACGACGATGCGCTCCGGCGCGACGTGGAGCTGGCAAAGGCGATGGGCTTCAACGGCGTGCGCAAGCACCAGAAGATCGAAGACCCGCGCTACCTGTACTGGGCCGATCGACTCGGCCTGCTGGTCTGGGAGGAGATGCCCAGCGCGTATCGGTTTACCCGCCAGTCGGTCGAGCGGCTGCAAAAGGAGTGGATTGCCGCGCTCGATCGCGATATGAGCCATCCGTGTATCGTGGCCTGGGTGCCGTTCAACGAATCGTGGGGCGTGCCCAATCTGCCGGAGATCGTTGAGCAGCGGCACTACGTCCAGGCGCTCTATCATCTGACCAAAACACTCGATCCGTCGCGGCCCGTGATCGGCAACGACGGCTGGGAGAGCGTCGCCACCGATATTGTCGGCATCCACGACTACGACGACCGGCCTGAGCAGATTATTGAGCGCTACAAGTCGCAGGAGATCATCGGGCAGCTCTTTACCCGCGAGCGTCCCGGCGGTCGTCTGCTGACGCTCGAAGGTCACGCCCATACGGGCCAGCCGATCGTCTTGAGCGAGTTCGGCGGCATCGCCTTCTCGGACGATCCCGAAGCGACCTGGGGCTACACGCGCTCCCATACGGCGGAAGAATTCGCGACTGAGTATGAGGCATTGCTCGAAGCGGTTCGCTCGCTCAATCTGCTGGCTGGATTCTGCTATACTCAGTTTGCCGATACGTATCAGGAAAGCAATGGCTTACTCTACGCCGATCGGACGCCCAAGTTCCCGCTCGATCGGATGGCGCAGGCTACGCGCGGCCCGCGCACAAGGCGCCAGGAGATGCAGGAGCGCCAGTGGCGCGAGCGGATGATGCGCGTGCAGCGGAAGCAAGAGGCCGCACGGTTGCAGGATGGTGAAGCCGATCGCTCCGGGGTGGCCTGA